From the genome of Bacteroidota bacterium, one region includes:
- a CDS encoding CoA transferase subunit B, translated as MLDKNGIAKRIAKELKDGYYVNLGIGIPTLVANYVPKGLNIIFQSENGLLGMGPFPYEGEESADLINAGKQTVTALPGASIFDSATSFAMIRGQHVHLTVLGAMEVSEEGDIANWKIPGKMVKGMGGAMDLVASADNIIVAMQHVNKAGESKLLPKCTLPLTGVRCVKKIVTELAMLDVTPQGFKLLERAPGVSVEQIKNATKGKLIIEGEIPEMKLD; from the coding sequence ATGTTAGATAAAAACGGTATTGCCAAACGAATTGCCAAAGAATTAAAAGATGGATATTATGTAAATCTGGGAATTGGTATTCCCACACTTGTGGCGAATTATGTTCCAAAAGGATTGAACATTATTTTTCAATCCGAGAACGGATTGCTTGGAATGGGACCATTCCCTTACGAAGGGGAAGAGAGCGCCGACCTGATCAATGCCGGGAAACAAACCGTTACCGCATTACCGGGGGCCTCTATTTTTGATTCTGCCACCAGCTTTGCTATGATACGCGGACAACACGTACATCTTACTGTACTTGGTGCGATGGAAGTGAGTGAGGAAGGTGATATTGCCAACTGGAAAATACCCGGAAAAATGGTGAAAGGCATGGGCGGCGCGATGGACCTTGTCGCTTCGGCTGATAATATTATTGTGGCCATGCAGCATGTGAACAAAGCAGGTGAATCGAAACTTCTGCCAAAATGTACCTTGCCATTGACGGGGGTGCGTTGCGTGAAAAAAATTGTTACCGAGCTGGCAATGCTTGATGTAACACCCCAGGGCTTTAAATTACTGGAACGTGCTCCGGGTGTTAGTGTTGAGCAAATTAAAAATGCTACTAAAGGGAAGCTGATTATTGAAGGGGAGATACCGGAGATGAAGTTGGATTGA